In a single window of the Papaver somniferum cultivar HN1 chromosome 8, ASM357369v1, whole genome shotgun sequence genome:
- the LOC113305095 gene encoding uncharacterized protein LOC113305095 — translation MSNTIVRIADEVSWWCALLLVSLILLTTFKQITSSTMASPTDMVMMGRSYEDTHNHNNQFLMGGYHKPCDEIYVVGEGETLHTISDKCGDPYIVEQNPHIHDPDDVFPGLVIKITPYAVIHHQTIL, via the coding sequence ATGAGCAACACGATAGTAAGAATAGCTGATGAGGTTTCATGGTGGTGTGCTCTTTTATTAGTATCTCTAATCTTGTTAACCACTTTCAAACAGATTACTTCATCTACCATGGCAAGTCCAACAGATATGGTGATGATGGGAAGGAGTTATGAAGATActcataatcataataatcagTTCTTGATGGGTGGTTACCATAAACCATGTGATGAAATCTATGTAGTTGGTGAAGGTGAAACACTACATACAATTAGTGACAAGTGTGGTGATCCATATATAGTTGAACAAAATCCACATATTCATGATCCTGATGATGTTTTCCCTGGTCTTGTTATTAAGATTACTCCTTATGCTGTTATTCATCATCAAACCATACTCTAG
- the LOC113306889 gene encoding uncharacterized protein LOC113306889: METLEEEIKIQHFTEWLQANKVELRGCKIKYCGPNKGFGLFSSSQNSASPILLVVPLDLSITPMSVLQDPSLGLKCRAMFEQGEVDDRFLMILFLTVERLRKNSLWKPYIDMLPVTFGNPLWFNEDEILELKGTTLYKATQMQKKKLEGLCEEKVKDLVMEILDGEAESEVRYEDFLWANSIFWTRALNIPFPHSYVFPKTSEEENCSVPLDAEGGIITSEVSPPSVDENGSHGCELASGVGANAVNSAQGESVWVEGLIPGIDFCNHVIKSTTTWEVDSLGLTTGVPASMYLLSAEQGTIRNEEEICISYGDKGNEELLYLYGFVIDDNPDDYLMVHYPVEAIQSVPFADSKAQLLEVQKGEMRCLLPRNLLERGFFSDSSPQNEDSVQRGHDRMCSFSWSGQRKIPSYLNKLVFPEEFLTSLRTIAMNEEELLKVSSLLEELVGNEEEKQPSDTEVKAAIWEVCGDSGALQLLVDLLQTKMMELEDGSGSEASDTELLENARVIEIPEGSMRHDAGNVTSAEKLISRNSWCSIIYRRGQKQLTRLFLKEAEHALHLCLSEQN, translated from the exons ATGGAAACCCTAGAAGAGGAAATCAAAATCCAACATTTCACTGAATGGTTACAAGCAAACAAAGTCGAATTACGTGGTTGTAAAATCAAATACTGTGGACCTAATAAAGGATTCGGCcttttctcttcgtctcaaaacaGTGCTAGTCCAATTTTACTAGTTGTACcattagatttatcaatcacaCCAATGAGTGTACTGCAAGATCCAAGTTTAGGGCTTAAATGTAGAGCTATGTTTGAACAAGGGGAAGTTGATGATCGTTTCTTAATGATTTTGTTTTTAACTGTCGAACGTCTTCGCAAGAATTCATTGTGGAAACC GTATATTGATATGTTACCAGTCACATTTGGGAATCCACTTTGGTTTAATGAGGATGAGATTTTGGAGCTTAAAGGGACTACTTTGTATAAAGCTACCCAAATGCAg AAAAAAAAGTTGGAGGGTTTGTGTGAAGAGAAAGTGAAGGATTTGGTTATGGAGATACTTGATGGGGAAGCAGAAAG TGAAGTGCGTTACGAGGACTTCCTTTG GGCGAATTCCATATTCTGGACACGTGCTCTAAATATACCTTTCCCACATTCTTACGTATTCCCGAAAACCTCAGAAGAAGAAAATTGCTCTGTGCCCCTGGACGCAGAAGGTGGCATTATCACTTCAGAAGTTTCACCTCCTTCCGTGGATGAAAATG GCAGCCATGGTTGTGAACTTGCAAGCGGAGTTGGTGCGAACGCAGTAAACTCAGCACAAGGAGAATCCGTTTGGGTCGAGGGGCTTATTCCTGGCATTGATTTCTGCAATCATG TAATAAAGTCTACAACAACATGGGAGGTTGATAGTCTGGGATTGACAACTGGAGTTCCTGCATCTATGTACCTCTTGTCCG CTGAACAGGGTACAATCCGAAATGAGGAAGAGATATGCATAAGTTACGGTGATAAAGGGAATGAG GAGCTACTGTACCTTTATGGATTTGTTATTGATGATAACCCGGATGACTATCTCATG GTCCATTATCCAGTAGAGGCAATTCAGAGTGTTCCTTTTGCTGATTCAAAGGCACAGCTTCTAGAAGTACAG AAGGGTGAAATGAGATGTCTTTTGCCGAGAAATTTATTAGAACGTGGTTTCTTCTCAGATAGCTCCCCTCAAAATGAAGATAGTGTTCAACGTGGACATGATAGGATGTGCAGCTTTAGTTGGTCTGGTCAGCGTAAGATTCCTTCATATCTGAATAAACTAGTTTTTCCGGAGGAATTCTTAACTAGTTTACGGACCATAGCCATGAATGAGGAAGAGCTGTTGAAAGTTTCATCACTGCTGGAAGAG CTTGTTGGAAACGAAGAGGAGAAGCAACCATCCGATACCGAAGTTAAGGCAGCAATATGGGAGGTTTGTGGGGATTCAGGTGCCTTGCAGTTGCTTGTCGATCTTCTTCAAACCAA GATGATGGAGCTTGAAGATGGTTCTGGATCAGAAGCTTCTGATACCGAGTTGCTTGAAAATGCTCGTGTAATAGAAATTCCCGAAGGGAGTATGAG GCACGATGCAGGAAATGTTACAAGTGCAGAGAAGTTGATCAGCAGAAACAGCTGGTGCAGTATAATTTATCGACGAGGGCAAAAGCAACTTACACGCCTGTTCTTAAAGGAAGCTGAGCATGCCCTGCACCTATGCTTAAGTGAACAGAATTGA